One Methylomonas sp. LL1 DNA window includes the following coding sequences:
- a CDS encoding sulfite exporter TauE/SafE family protein: MSVSNTPQAANGVVKKAVMITLALLGITFILWLDSWFMDHAGMPDLAGDVNFGLLILIGFLTSFHCVGMCGPLILGYTAKEARTGRKTYITHLLYGLGKTISYTSIGALFGAFGAIVAFTPYTQGAVGMAAGFFLMLFGLHMLEVFPALNHFQFKTPAFVMRFVGKEYRKHSNPFVIGLLNGLMIICGPLQAMYVMAAGSGSWTQGAAILFFFGVGTLPLLLGFGFLTSLLSGNLTPKLLKASGVIVMALGLIMLNRGLAVTGTGLDFNTLVARGSQYLAPTAADSANCENEQTIHMDVLKTRFSPNKFTLRKGIPVKWAINVKELNECNNQIVVREYGLEIKLKTGLQVIEFTPTEAGVVPWSCWMGMIPGTFIVVEDTLQSEQSPAVAPQAAEAGQLLEETDQQRLIRQFQDKWRKIAAFWQSSATE, translated from the coding sequence ATGAGCGTATCCAATACACCCCAAGCAGCCAATGGTGTCGTGAAAAAAGCCGTGATGATCACGTTGGCTTTGCTGGGCATCACGTTCATCCTGTGGCTGGATAGCTGGTTCATGGATCACGCCGGCATGCCGGATTTGGCGGGTGATGTTAATTTCGGCCTGTTGATATTGATCGGCTTTTTGACTAGTTTCCATTGCGTCGGCATGTGTGGGCCATTGATTCTGGGGTATACCGCCAAGGAGGCCAGGACCGGCCGCAAAACCTATATTACGCATTTGTTGTATGGGCTAGGTAAAACTATTTCCTACACCAGTATCGGCGCCTTGTTCGGTGCCTTCGGCGCGATCGTGGCCTTTACGCCCTACACCCAGGGCGCGGTCGGCATGGCGGCCGGTTTTTTTCTGATGTTGTTCGGTTTGCACATGCTGGAGGTATTTCCGGCGCTGAATCATTTTCAATTCAAGACACCGGCCTTCGTGATGCGCTTCGTCGGCAAGGAATACCGCAAGCACAGCAACCCATTCGTGATCGGCTTGTTGAACGGGCTGATGATTATCTGCGGACCCCTGCAAGCCATGTATGTGATGGCGGCCGGCTCCGGCAGCTGGACGCAAGGCGCGGCGATTCTGTTCTTTTTCGGTGTCGGCACCTTGCCGTTGTTGTTGGGTTTTGGCTTCCTGACCAGCCTGTTGTCCGGCAATCTGACGCCAAAACTGCTGAAGGCATCCGGTGTGATTGTGATGGCTTTGGGGCTGATCATGTTGAATCGCGGCTTGGCAGTCACCGGCACTGGCCTGGATTTCAACACCCTGGTCGCGCGCGGATCGCAGTATTTGGCGCCCACTGCCGCGGATTCCGCCAACTGCGAAAACGAGCAAACTATCCATATGGATGTACTGAAAACCCGCTTCTCGCCGAATAAATTTACCCTACGCAAGGGCATACCGGTGAAATGGGCGATCAATGTCAAGGAATTGAATGAATGCAACAATCAAATTGTGGTGCGTGAATATGGGCTGGAAATCAAATTGAAAACCGGCTTGCAGGTCATCGAATTTACGCCCACCGAAGCCGGGGTGGTGCCTTGGAGTTGTTGGATGGGCATGATTCCGGGCACGTTCATCGTGGTCGAAGATACGCTTCAATCCGAGCAGAGTCCCGCTGTCGCCCCTCAAGCGGCTGAAGCTGGCCAGCTGCTCGAAGAAACCGATCAACAACGTCTGATCCGTCAATTTCAGGACAAGTGGCGGAAAATTGCGGCTTTTTGGCAAAGCAGCGCTACCGAATAA
- a CDS encoding mannose-1-phosphate guanylyltransferase/mannose-6-phosphate isomerase, whose protein sequence is MIPVILSGGSGTRLWPLSRGQYPKQFLPLVSGNTMIQETLLRLNGMAGLQPPIAVCNEDHRFMMAEQLWEIGIKPAAIILEPMGKNTAPAVAMAALSARSDDDVLLILPADHVIADTAAFHKAIVQAEALARQDLLVTFGIVATQPETGYGYIKAGGTSMGSAFDVAAFVEKPDLATAQGYLENGGYFWNSGMFAFKAGCFLRELEKFNPEMLDVCRRALAEAKTDLDFVRLDKAIFSTCPSDSIDYAVMEKTDKAAVIPLDAGWNDVGSWSALWDVTSKDEAGNAIKGDVLSIDTVNSFIHSSNKLVAVIGVKDLVVVETDDAVMVAAKDRVQDVKVIVDRLKALKRDEAQVHRKVYRPWGHYDLVDTGDRHHTKRIVVKPGAKLSVQKHHHRAEHWVVVKGTAWVNKNGENILVTENESIYIPVGVVHSLENPGVIPLEMVEVQSGSYLGEDDIVRYQDNYGRV, encoded by the coding sequence ATGATACCCGTCATACTTTCTGGAGGTTCCGGCACCCGGTTGTGGCCATTGTCGCGAGGCCAGTACCCCAAACAATTTTTGCCATTGGTTTCCGGCAATACCATGATTCAGGAAACCCTGCTCAGATTAAATGGCATGGCCGGGTTGCAACCGCCGATTGCGGTCTGTAATGAAGATCACCGTTTCATGATGGCCGAGCAGCTTTGGGAAATCGGCATCAAACCCGCCGCTATTATTCTGGAACCGATGGGTAAAAATACCGCGCCCGCGGTGGCCATGGCGGCATTGAGCGCCCGCTCCGATGACGACGTTTTACTGATACTGCCCGCCGACCATGTGATTGCCGACACGGCCGCTTTCCATAAAGCCATTGTTCAAGCCGAAGCCTTGGCGCGACAAGACTTGCTGGTGACTTTCGGTATCGTCGCTACCCAGCCGGAAACCGGCTATGGCTATATCAAGGCCGGCGGAACCAGCATGGGCAGTGCTTTTGACGTGGCTGCCTTCGTCGAAAAGCCCGACTTAGCCACGGCGCAAGGCTATCTCGAAAATGGCGGGTATTTCTGGAATAGCGGCATGTTTGCTTTTAAAGCCGGTTGTTTCTTGCGCGAGCTGGAAAAATTTAATCCTGAAATGCTGGACGTGTGCCGGCGAGCGTTGGCCGAGGCGAAAACCGATCTTGATTTTGTCAGGCTGGACAAGGCGATATTTTCAACCTGTCCATCCGACTCTATCGACTATGCCGTGATGGAAAAAACCGATAAAGCCGCAGTGATACCGTTGGACGCCGGTTGGAACGATGTCGGTTCCTGGTCGGCACTGTGGGACGTGACCAGTAAAGACGAAGCAGGCAATGCCATCAAGGGCGACGTGCTGTCCATCGATACGGTCAATTCTTTCATTCATTCCAGTAATAAACTGGTGGCCGTAATCGGCGTCAAGGATTTGGTGGTGGTTGAAACCGACGATGCGGTGATGGTGGCGGCTAAAGATCGGGTGCAGGATGTCAAGGTTATCGTCGATCGGTTAAAAGCCTTAAAACGCGATGAAGCGCAGGTGCATCGTAAGGTTTATCGGCCGTGGGGACATTATGATCTGGTCGATACCGGCGATCGGCATCATACCAAACGGATCGTGGTTAAACCCGGCGCCAAGTTGTCGGTACAGAAACATCATCACCGCGCCGAGCATTGGGTGGTGGTAAAAGGCACTGCTTGGGTCAATAAGAATGGCGAAAATATTCTGGTCACGGAAAACGAGTCGATTTACATCCCGGTGGGCGTGGTGCATAGCCTGGAAAATCCCGGCGTGATTCCGTTGGAAATGGTGGAGGTGCAGTCCGGCAGTTATTTGGGCGAGGACGACATCGTGCGCTACCAAGACAATTACGGGCGGGTTTAG
- a CDS encoding YqiA/YcfP family alpha/beta fold hydrolase — MQKLVIYNHGKDSIPWGEKPLALAEVAKDHGFMFISPDYQASNDPELRVKQLLNMELSGYRTIVLIGSSMGAYVATVAAERIKPAGLFLLAPAFYLPGYARGEFKPHTERIEVFHGWRDEVVAPENAWRFCQTHRACLHMLDADHRLLSVLPVMVEAFDRFLSHCNR; from the coding sequence ATGCAAAAACTGGTTATTTACAATCATGGCAAGGACAGCATACCCTGGGGCGAAAAACCCTTGGCGTTGGCCGAAGTAGCCAAGGATCATGGTTTTATGTTTATTAGTCCGGATTATCAGGCCAGCAATGACCCGGAACTGCGCGTCAAGCAGCTGTTGAATATGGAATTATCCGGGTATCGAACCATCGTACTTATCGGTTCCAGCATGGGCGCTTATGTGGCAACGGTCGCCGCCGAGCGGATCAAGCCCGCCGGACTGTTTTTGCTCGCGCCGGCTTTTTATTTGCCAGGATATGCCCGCGGTGAATTTAAGCCGCATACCGAACGGATTGAAGTGTTTCATGGTTGGCGAGACGAGGTGGTAGCGCCTGAAAATGCTTGGCGATTTTGTCAAACACACCGGGCTTGTCTGCATATGTTGGATGCCGATCATCGCCTGTTGAGCGTGTTGCCGGTTATGGTAGAGGCATTTGATCGATTTTTAAGTCATTGCAATCGTTAA
- a CDS encoding rubredoxin: MSDFKKYHCMECEHIYDEAKGDPDSGIAPGTRWEDIADDWSCPICGAPKSFFKLLNY, encoded by the coding sequence ATGTCCGATTTTAAAAAGTACCATTGTATGGAGTGCGAGCATATCTATGACGAAGCCAAGGGCGATCCCGATAGCGGTATTGCTCCGGGTACGCGTTGGGAGGATATTGCGGACGATTGGTCCTGTCCGATTTGCGGCGCGCCGAAAAGCTTTTTTAAGTTGTTGAATTATTAA
- the purH gene encoding bifunctional phosphoribosylaminoimidazolecarboxamide formyltransferase/IMP cyclohydrolase: MNTPLGINKKVTRALVSVSDKTGVLEFCRELNGLGIELLSTGGTAKLLAENNIDVTEVSDYTGFPEMMDGRVKTLHPKVHGGILGRRGIDDAVMAESGIKPIDMVVVNLYPFEQTVAKPDCDLETAIENIDIGGPSMIRGAAKNHNDVAIVVDPTDYAAILAELQANQTSLSHETRFKLALKSFEHTARYDSMIAAYLSKVVDAGNFPETLNMQFHRLQSMRYGENPHQNAAFYGEKNPPAGSIAAAKQLQGKELSYNNIADADAALECVKAFGDQPACVIVKHANPCGVAISDNIFEAYNLAYVTDPTSAFGGIIAFNRELDSTTAAEIVARQFVEVIIAPAISQAARAALAKKQNVRVLECGYWNETGIAAQDFKRVGGGLLVQDKDTGSINAADVKVVSKRAPTEQEMADLMFVWKVAKFVKSNAIVYGKEGQTIGIGAGQMSRVYSAKIAGIKAADEGLEVAGSVMASDAFFPFRDGIDAAAAAGITAVIHPGGSMRDQEVIDAADEHNIAMVLTGMRHFRH, translated from the coding sequence ATGAATACCCCTTTGGGCATAAACAAAAAAGTCACTCGCGCGCTAGTCAGCGTTTCGGATAAAACCGGCGTTTTGGAATTCTGCCGTGAACTAAACGGCTTAGGGATCGAGCTGCTATCCACCGGCGGTACCGCCAAACTACTGGCGGAAAATAACATCGACGTTACCGAAGTCTCCGATTACACCGGTTTTCCGGAAATGATGGACGGTCGGGTAAAAACCCTGCACCCCAAGGTTCATGGCGGCATTTTGGGCCGGCGCGGCATCGACGATGCCGTGATGGCCGAAAGCGGCATCAAGCCTATCGACATGGTGGTGGTCAACCTCTATCCCTTCGAGCAAACCGTCGCCAAGCCGGATTGCGATCTGGAAACCGCGATCGAAAACATCGACATCGGCGGCCCCAGCATGATCCGCGGCGCGGCCAAGAACCACAACGATGTCGCCATCGTGGTCGATCCGACCGACTATGCGGCGATTCTGGCCGAACTGCAAGCAAACCAAACCTCATTGAGCCATGAAACCCGTTTCAAGCTGGCTTTGAAAAGTTTCGAGCACACCGCCCGTTACGACAGCATGATTGCGGCTTATTTAAGTAAAGTGGTTGACGCCGGCAATTTCCCCGAAACCCTGAACATGCAATTCCACCGTCTGCAAAGCATGCGCTACGGCGAAAACCCGCATCAAAACGCGGCGTTTTACGGCGAAAAAAATCCGCCCGCCGGCAGCATCGCCGCCGCCAAGCAATTGCAAGGCAAGGAACTATCGTATAACAACATCGCCGATGCCGATGCCGCGCTGGAATGCGTCAAGGCCTTCGGCGATCAACCCGCTTGCGTGATTGTCAAGCACGCCAACCCCTGCGGCGTCGCGATCAGCGACAACATTTTCGAGGCCTACAATCTGGCTTATGTAACCGACCCGACTTCCGCCTTCGGCGGCATTATCGCTTTCAACCGGGAACTGGACTCAACCACCGCCGCCGAAATCGTCGCTCGTCAGTTTGTCGAAGTGATCATCGCGCCCGCCATTAGCCAAGCTGCCAGAGCAGCCTTGGCGAAAAAACAGAACGTGCGGGTTCTGGAATGCGGTTACTGGAACGAAACCGGCATTGCGGCGCAGGACTTCAAACGCGTCGGCGGCGGATTATTGGTACAGGATAAAGATACGGGCAGCATCAACGCGGCGGATGTCAAAGTGGTCAGCAAGCGCGCGCCCACCGAGCAGGAAATGGCCGACCTGATGTTCGTCTGGAAAGTGGCTAAATTCGTCAAATCCAACGCCATCGTCTACGGCAAGGAAGGCCAAACCATCGGCATCGGCGCCGGACAGATGAGCCGGGTCTATTCCGCCAAGATTGCCGGCATCAAAGCCGCCGACGAAGGACTGGAGGTAGCCGGTTCCGTCATGGCCTCGGATGCCTTCTTCCCGTTCCGCGACGGTATCGACGCCGCCGCGGCCGCCGGCATCACCGCCGTGATTCATCCCGGCGGCTCGATGCGCGACCAGGAAGTCATCGACGCCGCCGACGAACACAACATCGCGATGGTGTTGACCGGTATGCGGCATTTCAGACACTGA
- the fis gene encoding DNA-binding transcriptional regulator Fis, which yields MEVESIKITNSNGHTLSDHVRQSVEDYFAHLNGHDSSGLYQLVLTEVEKPLLETALKHSDFNQSKAAKILGLSRSTLRKKLDQYGIG from the coding sequence ATGGAAGTAGAATCAATCAAAATAACCAATAGTAACGGTCACACCTTATCCGATCATGTGCGCCAATCGGTGGAAGATTATTTCGCCCATCTGAATGGCCACGACTCATCCGGCCTGTATCAACTGGTCTTGACCGAAGTCGAAAAACCCTTGCTGGAAACCGCGCTGAAACATTCCGATTTCAATCAAAGCAAGGCCGCCAAAATACTGGGTCTGAGCCGCAGTACCTTGCGCAAAAAACTCGACCAATATGGCATAGGCTGA
- a CDS encoding ABC-F family ATPase: MISTANITMQFGAKPLFENISVKFGNGNRYGLIGANGCGKSTLMKILSGDLEPSAGNVSIDANERLGILRQDQFAYEDRRVLDVVLMGHAEMWAAMSERDAIYANLEASEDDYMRAAELESVFAEYNGYTAEARAGELLLGLDIPLEQHNGPMSAVAPGWKLRVLLAQALFANPDIMLLDEPTNNLDINTIRWLENVLNERNSTMIIISHDRHFLNSVCTHMADLDYGELRVYPGNYDDYMIAVTEVRERLLAGNAKKKAQIAELQTFVSRFSANASKAKQATSRARQLEKIKLDEVKPSSRVNPFIRFDQTKKLHRLALEVQDLSKGYGEQPLFKNLNLMIPVGERVAVIGPNGIGKSTLLKTLVGELTPDSGEVKWSENADVGYFAQDHAEDFAEDMSLINWMGQWRKETDDDQTIRGTLGRLLFSNDEINKSVKVISGGEQGRMLFGKLILQKNNIMVLDEPTNHLDMESIESLNTALENYPGTLIFVSHDREFVSSLATRIIELTPNGIVDFNGNYEDYLNSQGL; the protein is encoded by the coding sequence TTGATTTCTACCGCTAATATCACCATGCAATTTGGGGCCAAACCCCTGTTTGAAAACATTTCCGTTAAATTCGGCAACGGCAACCGTTACGGCCTGATTGGCGCCAACGGCTGTGGAAAATCCACCCTGATGAAAATCTTGAGCGGCGACCTGGAGCCTTCCGCCGGCAACGTCAGCATCGACGCCAATGAACGCCTCGGCATCCTGCGCCAGGATCAATTTGCTTATGAAGACAGGCGCGTGCTGGATGTCGTACTAATGGGACACGCCGAAATGTGGGCGGCCATGTCGGAACGCGACGCCATCTACGCCAACCTGGAAGCCAGCGAAGACGACTATATGCGCGCCGCCGAGCTGGAGTCGGTGTTCGCCGAATACAACGGTTATACCGCCGAAGCCAGGGCCGGCGAACTGCTGCTGGGCCTGGACATTCCGCTGGAACAGCATAACGGTCCGATGAGCGCGGTGGCTCCGGGCTGGAAATTGCGGGTATTGCTGGCTCAGGCCTTGTTCGCCAATCCCGACATCATGCTGCTGGACGAGCCCACCAACAACCTGGACATCAACACCATCCGCTGGCTGGAAAACGTGCTGAACGAGCGCAATTCGACCATGATCATCATCTCGCATGACCGCCATTTCCTGAACAGCGTCTGCACTCACATGGCCGATCTGGATTACGGCGAACTGCGTGTATATCCGGGCAACTATGACGACTACATGATAGCCGTGACCGAAGTCAGAGAGCGGCTGCTGGCCGGCAACGCCAAGAAAAAAGCCCAGATCGCCGAGTTGCAGACCTTCGTCAGCCGTTTCTCGGCCAATGCCTCCAAGGCCAAACAAGCCACCTCGCGCGCGCGCCAATTGGAAAAAATCAAGCTCGACGAAGTCAAGCCTTCAAGCCGAGTCAATCCCTTCATCCGTTTCGACCAGACCAAGAAGCTGCATAGGCTGGCCTTGGAAGTTCAAGATTTAAGTAAAGGTTATGGCGAACAACCCTTATTCAAAAACCTGAATCTGATGATTCCGGTCGGTGAACGGGTGGCGGTGATCGGTCCCAATGGCATCGGCAAGTCCACGCTGCTGAAAACCTTGGTCGGCGAATTGACGCCGGATAGCGGCGAAGTGAAATGGTCGGAAAACGCAGATGTCGGCTATTTTGCCCAGGATCATGCCGAGGACTTCGCCGAGGACATGAGTTTGATCAACTGGATGGGCCAATGGCGCAAGGAAACCGACGACGATCAGACGATTCGCGGCACGCTGGGGCGCTTGTTGTTTTCCAATGATGAAATCAATAAATCCGTCAAAGTCATTTCCGGCGGCGAGCAAGGCCGAATGCTGTTCGGCAAGCTAATTCTGCAAAAGAACAACATCATGGTGCTGGACGAACCGACCAACCATTTGGATATGGAATCGATCGAGTCGCTGAACACCGCGCTGGAAAATTATCCCGGCACCTTGATTTTCGTCAGTCACGACCGTGAGTTCGTTTCCTCTCTCGCGACTCGCATCATCGAACTGACGCCGAACGGCATCGTCGATTTCAACGGCAATTACGAGGATTACCTGAACAGCCAAGGCCTGTAA
- a CDS encoding heavy metal translocating P-type ATPase encodes MTITDRTSLSHGQLVHALKRRIRVIAPVLLKDPERAYILEILLKKRPGIVEVRSVPSIASVTIKFDPKQLPKASLLTLLDALLGNIGQNNSHSALPTDTPAAVINLPEREYNLSIEGMTCVSCALLIEMLLRRDQRITLANVNYASETAMIKGRIGKDEVIALIEKTGYKAHNFDNLAQRQLLIAREKQRLRDARNRAFLSVALSVPVMVLGMAAPSSRFWHWAQHLLALPVVFWAGKPFFVKAAKLAKQRATNMDSLIALGVGSSYGYSLFSLLSGKRGLYIDSATGIITFVLIGRYLEEQAKGKAHEAIRKLVDLQPQHATLLRDGQEIIIMLDRVAVDDILLVRPGEKIPTDGIVIEGLSTVDEAMVTGESLPVVKAVGHKLIGGCINANGVLKMRVSAVGKDTVLANIIHMVDQAQSSKLPIQKTVDQISAVFVPSVMALSAFTFGGWMLAGASFGVAFSNAIAVLLIACPCSLGLATPMAIMVGTGQSAKRGVYIRNGGSLEMASKLTHIVFDKTGTITEGKPRVTDFIVAARQNEEHVLALAATAEFDSEHFLAKTIVAYAEARQVTPGKVETFENIPGQGIKAQVDRTEVLIGNADWLEQSGIAIKTLSKRAAPLAEQGKTPVFVAIGGKAAALFGIADKPREHAAEAIQRLRRQGLEPLMVTGDTEATANYIAEQVGITTVIAQAKPEQKLEIVRQLQAEGAKVGMIGDGINDAPALAASDVGFAIGTGTDVAIETADLILVNGDIGKVADVMELSGATLRIIKQNLFWALGYNTVAIPVAAMGKLNPMIASGAMAMSSISVVLNSLRLQRK; translated from the coding sequence ATGACTATAACCGACAGGACCAGCCTTAGCCATGGCCAATTGGTTCATGCCTTAAAACGTAGAATCCGTGTTATCGCCCCGGTTTTGCTCAAAGACCCGGAACGCGCCTACATCCTGGAAATTCTGCTGAAAAAGCGCCCCGGCATTGTCGAGGTTCGCAGTGTGCCGAGTATCGCTTCGGTCACGATCAAGTTTGATCCCAAGCAACTACCCAAAGCTAGCCTGTTAACGCTGCTGGACGCCTTGCTCGGCAACATCGGCCAAAACAACAGCCATTCGGCCCTACCGACCGACACGCCCGCTGCGGTTATCAATCTACCGGAACGGGAATACAATCTGAGCATCGAAGGCATGACTTGCGTGTCCTGCGCGCTGTTGATCGAAATGCTCTTGAGGCGAGACCAACGCATCACGCTTGCCAATGTCAATTATGCCTCGGAAACAGCCATGATCAAGGGCCGAATCGGCAAGGACGAAGTTATTGCATTAATCGAAAAAACCGGCTACAAAGCCCATAATTTTGACAACCTGGCACAGCGGCAACTGCTGATTGCGCGGGAAAAGCAGCGCCTGAGAGACGCCCGCAACCGCGCGTTTCTGTCGGTGGCCTTAAGCGTACCGGTAATGGTGCTCGGCATGGCCGCGCCTTCCTCGCGTTTCTGGCATTGGGCGCAACATTTGCTGGCCTTGCCTGTGGTGTTTTGGGCCGGCAAGCCGTTTTTCGTCAAGGCCGCCAAACTCGCCAAACAGCGCGCCACCAACATGGACAGCCTGATCGCGCTGGGCGTGGGTTCTTCCTACGGTTACAGTTTGTTCTCGCTGCTGTCCGGCAAGCGCGGACTCTATATAGACTCGGCCACCGGCATCATCACCTTCGTCCTGATCGGCCGCTATCTGGAAGAGCAAGCCAAGGGCAAGGCCCACGAAGCCATCCGCAAGTTGGTCGATTTACAACCGCAACACGCCACCTTGCTGCGCGATGGTCAGGAAATCATCATCATGCTGGACCGAGTCGCGGTCGATGACATTCTGTTGGTGCGGCCCGGCGAAAAGATTCCCACCGATGGCATCGTCATCGAAGGCTTGTCGACCGTCGATGAAGCCATGGTCACCGGCGAAAGTCTGCCGGTAGTCAAGGCGGTCGGCCACAAATTGATAGGCGGCTGCATCAACGCCAACGGCGTGTTGAAGATGCGGGTCAGCGCGGTCGGCAAGGACACGGTACTGGCCAACATCATCCACATGGTCGATCAGGCCCAGTCATCCAAACTGCCGATACAAAAAACCGTCGATCAAATCTCGGCTGTATTCGTGCCTTCGGTGATGGCGCTGTCGGCCTTTACCTTCGGCGGCTGGATGCTGGCCGGCGCCAGTTTTGGCGTGGCGTTCAGCAATGCCATCGCGGTACTGCTGATAGCCTGCCCGTGTTCGCTGGGCCTGGCCACGCCGATGGCCATCATGGTCGGCACCGGCCAGTCGGCCAAGCGCGGCGTGTATATCCGCAACGGCGGCAGCCTGGAAATGGCTTCCAAACTGACCCACATCGTGTTCGACAAGACCGGCACCATCACCGAAGGCAAACCACGGGTCACCGATTTCATTGTTGCGGCAAGACAAAACGAAGAACATGTACTGGCCTTGGCCGCCACGGCGGAATTCGATTCCGAGCATTTCCTGGCCAAAACCATCGTCGCCTATGCCGAAGCGCGTCAAGTCACGCCGGGCAAGGTCGAAACCTTTGAAAACATTCCCGGCCAAGGCATCAAGGCCCAAGTCGACCGCACGGAAGTATTGATCGGCAACGCCGACTGGCTGGAACAGTCCGGCATTGCCATCAAAACCCTCAGCAAACGCGCCGCGCCTCTGGCGGAACAAGGCAAAACCCCCGTTTTTGTCGCCATCGGCGGTAAGGCGGCCGCCTTGTTCGGCATTGCCGATAAACCGAGAGAGCATGCCGCCGAAGCCATTCAACGTTTGCGCCGCCAGGGCCTAGAGCCGCTGATGGTCACCGGCGACACCGAAGCCACCGCCAACTATATCGCCGAACAAGTCGGTATCACTACGGTCATCGCCCAGGCCAAGCCGGAACAAAAGCTGGAGATCGTCCGCCAATTGCAAGCCGAGGGCGCCAAGGTCGGCATGATAGGCGACGGCATCAACGATGCGCCGGCGCTGGCCGCATCCGATGTCGGCTTTGCGATCGGAACCGGTACCGACGTGGCGATCGAAACCGCCGACCTGATCCTGGTCAACGGCGACATCGGTAAGGTGGCGGATGTGATGGAATTGAGCGGTGCAACCCTGCGCATCATCAAGCAAAATTTATTTTGGGCCTTGGGTTACAACACCGTGGCGATCCCGGTGGCGGCTATGGGCAAACTGAACCCGATGATCGCCTCGGGGGCGATGGCGATGAGCTCGATTTCAGTGGTGTTGAATTCGCTTCGCCTGCAACGCAAATAA
- the dusB gene encoding tRNA dihydrouridine synthase DusB — protein sequence MQIGPYQLPNNILLAPMAGITDNPFRRLCSQFGAGLTVSEMVISNSGLQQHPRTLQKTDYSGETGLRSVQILGTEPLQMAAAARLNQDRGAQIIDINMGCPAKKVCSVAAGSALMKDEQLVEKILTAVVDAVEVPVSLKIRTGWDLANRNAVRIARIAENCGIQALTVHGRSRACKFNGNAEYDTIKQVKQAISIPVIANGDIDSAEKARQVLNYTGADAVMIGRAAQGKPWIFKELLAKLADNDDFLPLSLSEIKTVILQHLETLYSFYGATSGVRIARKHIGWYFDPLGTLPAEQKNLINQAQHPARQLALVNASFNFITPRVA from the coding sequence ATGCAAATCGGCCCCTATCAACTTCCGAATAACATTCTTCTCGCCCCGATGGCGGGCATTACCGACAACCCGTTTCGCCGGCTGTGCAGCCAATTCGGCGCCGGTTTAACCGTGTCGGAAATGGTGATTTCCAACAGCGGGTTACAACAGCATCCACGCACTCTGCAAAAAACCGATTACAGCGGTGAAACCGGATTACGTTCGGTTCAAATTCTCGGCACGGAGCCGCTGCAAATGGCCGCCGCCGCCCGCCTGAATCAGGATCGCGGCGCGCAAATCATCGACATCAACATGGGTTGCCCGGCAAAAAAAGTCTGCTCGGTGGCGGCCGGCTCCGCATTGATGAAAGACGAACAGTTGGTGGAAAAAATCCTGACCGCCGTGGTCGATGCGGTCGAAGTGCCGGTGAGCTTGAAAATCCGCACGGGCTGGGATTTAGCCAATAGAAATGCCGTAAGAATCGCCAGGATTGCCGAAAATTGCGGGATTCAGGCCTTGACCGTTCATGGCCGCAGCAGAGCCTGCAAATTCAACGGCAACGCCGAATACGACACCATCAAACAGGTTAAACAGGCTATCAGTATCCCGGTTATCGCTAACGGCGATATCGACAGCGCGGAAAAAGCTAGACAAGTGCTTAATTATACCGGCGCAGACGCCGTCATGATAGGCCGGGCGGCGCAAGGCAAACCCTGGATATTCAAGGAGCTTCTGGCAAAACTAGCGGACAATGACGATTTTTTGCCGCTATCCTTGTCCGAAATCAAAACCGTCATCCTGCAACACCTGGAAACTTTATACAGTTTTTACGGCGCTACCAGTGGTGTTAGAATTGCACGTAAGCACATAGGTTGGTATTTCGACCCGCTCGGCACCCTGCCCGCCGAACAAAAAAACCTAATCAATCAGGCACAACATCCGGCGCGGCAACTTGCGCTGGTTAACGCCTCGTTTAATTTCATCACCCCACGAGTCGCCTAG